In Alkaliphilus flagellatus, one DNA window encodes the following:
- a CDS encoding DUF896 domain-containing protein — translation MVSKEKINRINELARISKERELSALEKEEQQKLRKEYINSFRKSFAKQLENIELVD, via the coding sequence ATGGTATCTAAAGAAAAAATTAATAGAATTAATGAACTAGCTAGAATATCAAAAGAAAGAGAATTAAGTGCCTTAGAGAAAGAGGAACAACAAAAACTACGTAAAGAATATATAAATTCTTTTAGAAAATCTTTTGCAAAACAGTTAGAAAATATAGAATTAGTAGATTAA
- a CDS encoding chemotaxis protein CheW, with protein sequence MSERQYVIFKLENEEYAVDIMNVKEISEYMECTKVPNSPNFIKGIINYRGNVVPVINLREKFDMLSASITPNTRIIIFGLNDKQVGLLVDDASQVLTIDDTKIEDAPNIIMGSDDKFISGIGKIENRMVIILDLENLLSEEEKKRIEAI encoded by the coding sequence ATGTCAGAAAGACAATATGTTATTTTCAAGTTGGAAAATGAAGAATATGCTGTAGATATAATGAATGTTAAAGAAATAAGTGAATATATGGAATGTACTAAGGTTCCAAATTCACCAAATTTTATTAAAGGTATCATTAATTATCGTGGGAATGTAGTACCGGTTATTAATTTACGTGAAAAATTTGATATGCTTTCTGCTTCGATTACACCAAATACTAGAATTATAATTTTTGGATTAAATGATAAGCAGGTAGGACTTTTAGTAGATGATGCATCCCAAGTATTGACAATCGACGATACGAAGATAGAAGATGCACCTAATATTATAATGGGATCAGATGATAAATTTATTAGTGGAATAGGAAAGATTGAAAATCGTATGGTTATTATTTTGGATTTAGAAAATCTTTTAAGCGAAGAGGAGAAAAAAAGAATTGAAGCAATTTAA
- a CDS encoding sensor histidine kinase, whose product MQGGSGNNDQITKVLKRTMDAISEGKKEIFEISEAARNEYNSLKKELDDFQSKVQLLIKEVEILEHQEQISRKILLTVSKNFSKHSEENIKKAYENANQLQIKLILKRQEEKDLIKRRTDLELRLKNAQNILKRSENLISKVCVAFDFLSGDLENISDTLEDMNQRSILGRRIIQVREEEHQRIARDIHDGPAQALTNAIIKTEVCERLIDIDIVKAKNEIQELKKVLRNSIKDIRGIIYNLHPMALDDIGFIPTIQRYIHNFQSDTNIEVDFVILSQVEVEDNIKNIALFRIVQEALNNVQKHSHATMVKIKLEMTKRNLYVLVEDNGIGFNIKDLKRRNRYEGGFGLLNMQERIELLNGTFEVKSEKNCGAKVIINIPNEN is encoded by the coding sequence GTGCAGGGTGGAAGTGGAAATAATGATCAAATTACCAAGGTATTAAAAAGAACAATGGATGCTATTTCAGAAGGTAAGAAAGAAATCTTTGAAATATCTGAGGCTGCAAGAAATGAATATAATTCTCTAAAAAAAGAATTAGACGATTTTCAAAGTAAAGTTCAACTTTTAATTAAAGAAGTAGAAATATTAGAGCATCAAGAGCAAATAAGTCGTAAAATATTGTTAACAGTAAGTAAAAATTTTTCAAAGCATAGTGAGGAAAATATCAAAAAGGCTTATGAAAATGCTAATCAGCTACAAATTAAGCTTATTCTGAAAAGACAAGAAGAAAAAGATTTAATTAAAAGAAGAACAGACCTAGAATTAAGATTAAAGAATGCACAAAATATTTTAAAAAGATCTGAAAATCTTATATCTAAGGTTTGTGTAGCTTTTGACTTTCTAAGTGGAGATTTAGAAAATATATCCGATACACTAGAAGATATGAATCAAAGGAGTATTTTAGGAAGAAGAATTATACAGGTACGAGAAGAAGAACACCAAAGAATTGCAAGAGATATTCATGACGGTCCAGCCCAAGCTTTAACTAACGCTATAATAAAAACAGAGGTTTGTGAACGGTTAATAGATATAGATATTGTCAAGGCAAAAAATGAAATACAGGAATTAAAGAAAGTTTTAAGAAACAGTATTAAAGATATTAGAGGAATTATATATAATTTACATCCAATGGCACTAGATGACATTGGATTTATACCTACTATTCAAAGGTACATACATAATTTTCAAAGTGATACTAATATAGAAGTTGATTTTGTTATACTATCGCAAGTTGAAGTAGAGGATAACATTAAAAATATTGCTCTATTTAGAATAGTACAAGAAGCATTAAATAATGTACAGAAGCATTCTCATGCAACTATGGTTAAAATTAAGTTAGAAATGACAAAAAGGAATCTATACGTTCTAGTAGAAGATAATGGTATAGGCTTTAATATAAAAGATCTAAAAAGGCGTAATAGATATGAGGGAGGTTTTGGTCTATTAAATATGCAGGAAAGAATCGAACTACTTAATGGAACATTTGAAGTGAAAAGCGAAAAAAATTGTGGTGCAAAAGTTATAATTAATATACCAAATGAAAATTAG
- a CDS encoding response regulator: MNDIKVLIVDDHSLVRQGLKQIVELEPDIKVIGLAGDGEDAILKVQKLKPDIILLDINMPKLNGIQTLRRLKDMDKTIKIIMLTFYEDREYLFETINLGADGYVLKDAESESLIKAIRDVFQGSSYIYPTLATELVKEFNRREEKGKREINGENLTKREYEVLTLLAEGFNNKEIGDCLFISEKTVKNHVSNIFKKINVSDRTQAAIYAYKHNIKKI, encoded by the coding sequence ATGAATGATATAAAAGTCTTAATAGTTGATGATCATTCTTTGGTAAGACAAGGGTTAAAACAAATTGTTGAACTAGAGCCGGATATTAAAGTAATAGGATTGGCTGGAGATGGAGAAGATGCAATTTTAAAGGTACAAAAACTTAAGCCTGATATTATTCTGTTAGATATTAATATGCCGAAACTAAATGGAATACAAACTCTGCGAAGATTAAAAGATATGGATAAAACTATTAAAATAATTATGCTTACTTTCTACGAAGACAGAGAATATTTGTTTGAAACTATAAATTTAGGTGCTGATGGTTATGTATTAAAAGATGCAGAAAGCGAAAGTTTAATTAAAGCCATAAGAGATGTATTTCAAGGTTCAAGTTATATTTATCCTACCTTAGCAACAGAATTAGTAAAAGAATTTAATCGTAGAGAAGAAAAAGGCAAAAGAGAAATAAATGGAGAAAATTTGACAAAAAGAGAGTATGAGGTTTTAACATTACTTGCAGAGGGATTTAATAACAAAGAAATAGGAGATTGCTTATTTATTAGTGAAAAAACTGTGAAGAACCATGTGTCGAATATATTTAAAAAAATTAATGTTAGCGATCGTACACAGGCTGCTATTTATGCATATAAACATAATATTAAAAAGATATAG
- a CDS encoding DegV family protein: MQIITDSSCDLPKEILEENNIIVVPLNIEIDGENYVDGIDLTHEEFYKKMATSEGLPKTSQPSPQSYVDAFKKAAQRTGETLCIHLSSKLSGTMNGAIMVREMMEKKIEVFDSLSGSMGLGMQVLKACEMRKEGASLEKIIEKLKEYRDEMRVVVYLETLENAVKGGRVNRVKEMVANLLNLKAIVHVEEGYVKILKTIRGKKRATNFILEQIAEKNMDFKDRIIGITHCDCIEDALALKEEIIKRFSPAKVLVTTMGPVIGTHSGQGGLLVCF, from the coding sequence ATGCAAATAATTACTGATAGTTCTTGTGACCTGCCAAAAGAAATTTTGGAAGAAAACAATATTATAGTTGTTCCTTTAAACATTGAAATAGATGGAGAAAACTATGTGGACGGTATAGATTTAACACATGAGGAATTTTATAAAAAAATGGCAACATCTGAAGGACTTCCCAAAACATCTCAGCCATCACCTCAAAGTTATGTAGATGCATTTAAGAAAGCTGCTCAAAGAACTGGCGAAACATTATGTATACATCTTTCTTCAAAATTAAGTGGTACAATGAATGGTGCAATAATGGTAAGAGAGATGATGGAAAAAAAGATTGAAGTTTTTGATAGTTTAAGTGGATCAATGGGTTTAGGTATGCAAGTATTAAAAGCTTGTGAAATGAGAAAAGAAGGAGCAAGCTTGGAAAAAATAATTGAAAAACTAAAAGAGTACAGGGATGAAATGAGAGTTGTTGTTTATTTAGAAACCTTAGAAAATGCTGTAAAGGGTGGTAGAGTAAATAGGGTTAAGGAAATGGTTGCAAATCTGTTGAATCTAAAGGCAATAGTACATGTTGAAGAAGGATATGTAAAGATATTAAAGACTATTCGTGGAAAGAAAAGAGCTACTAACTTTATTTTAGAACAAATTGCAGAAAAAAATATGGATTTTAAAGATAGGATTATAGGAATAACTCACTGCGATTGTATTGAAGATGCTTTAGCATTAAAGGAAGAAATAATTAAGCGTTTTAGCCCTGCTAAAGTGTTAGTAACAACAATGGGTCCTGTAATCGGTACCCATTCTGGACAAGGTGGATTACTAGTTTGTTTTTAA
- a CDS encoding selenium metabolism-associated LysR family transcriptional regulator: MDFRQLESFVAIAKFKSFSKAADYLYLTQPTISSHILNLEKELNTVLINRSSKKISLTKAGEVLYDYAINIINLRERARFKLGEFKGKIVGNVEIASSTIPEQYIIPELICEFNKIYPDVTFSMLHYDSAQVVEGIINGDIDFGIVGAKIPHNQLKYVELTSDELVLVTPYNESYDSEDISITLHDLLKEKFILREQGSGTRNLLEETLRSQNIDIKQLQVIAYVENTEAIKQCIRRGLGISILSKRAIEDEIKYKLLNYIKIRDMELKRKFYFVYHSQRSPSPLEIEFQQFVCNHFIRNN, from the coding sequence CACAACCAACCATAAGTAGCCATATTTTAAATTTAGAAAAGGAATTAAATACAGTATTGATTAATCGGTCTAGTAAAAAAATTTCATTAACTAAGGCTGGTGAAGTCCTTTATGATTATGCTATTAATATTATTAATTTAAGAGAGAGAGCCAGATTTAAGCTAGGAGAGTTTAAAGGAAAGATTGTCGGGAACGTAGAAATAGCTTCTAGTACAATTCCTGAACAATATATTATTCCCGAGCTTATATGTGAATTCAATAAAATTTATCCAGATGTAACTTTTTCAATGCTTCACTATGATTCAGCTCAAGTTGTAGAAGGAATTATAAACGGTGATATAGATTTTGGCATTGTTGGTGCTAAAATACCTCATAACCAACTAAAATATGTGGAGCTTACAAGTGATGAACTCGTTTTAGTTACACCATATAATGAATCTTATGACAGTGAAGATATCTCTATTACACTACATGATTTACTAAAAGAAAAATTCATTTTAAGAGAACAAGGGTCAGGGACCAGAAACTTACTAGAAGAAACTTTAAGAAGCCAAAACATAGATATAAAGCAATTACAAGTTATTGCATATGTAGAAAATACCGAAGCAATAAAGCAATGCATTAGAAGAGGTTTAGGTATTTCAATATTGTCTAAACGTGCAATTGAAGATGAAATTAAATACAAACTGTTAAACTATATAAAAATTAGAGATATGGAATTAAAGAGAAAATTTTATTTCGTATATCACAGCCAAAGATCACCTTCACCACTTGAAATAGAATTTCAACAATTCGTTTGTAACCACTTTATTAGGAACAACTAA